The genome window CGCCGTTGTTGGCGCCAATGATCACCCGGAAAAATACGGCTCTGTAATCTACCGCGATTTGAAACGAAAAGGATTTAAACTTTTTCCGGTTAATCCGACGCGTCCGTCCGTCGACGGCGATAAAGCTTACAAAAACTTGACCGACATTCCCGAAAAACCGACCATCATTAATTTTGTCACGCCGCCGGCAGCAACTCTGAAAGTCCTGAAAGAATGCCTTGAAAAAGGATTGATGAACGTGTGGATCCAACCCGGCGCTGAAGATCCCGATGTGCTCCGATTCGTGCAGGAAAATCATTTCAATTATCTCGCGAATGCGTGTATCATGGTCGAGAGTAGATTGAGCCACTGATGCATTGTTTCATTGATTCATTAATTTAGTGTGACTTTTGCTTATGTTTAAAGCCGAAGAATTAAAAAAACGAACTAAATTATTTGCGATCCGTATTGTACGGCTGTTTAGGACATTGCCTAAAACGGAAGAAAGCCGTGTTATAGGTAAACAACTTTTGCGTTCTGGAACATCGGTTGCGGCCAATTATCGCGCGGTTTGCCGTGCC of bacterium contains these proteins:
- a CDS encoding CoA-binding protein produces the protein MKDITELLKEPDVSIAVVGANDHPEKYGSVIYRDLKRKGFKLFPVNPTRPSVDGDKAYKNLTDIPEKPTIINFVTPPAATLKVLKECLEKGLMNVWIQPGAEDPDVLRFVQENHFNYLANACIMVESRLSH